From a region of the Acidaminococcales bacterium genome:
- a CDS encoding ABC transporter ATP-binding protein, with product MAFLKIENLTKKFGGLIANSDISIEILQGEIVGIIGPNGAGKSTFFATVSGFYKPDGGAIIFRDEEIGGKPPETICQLGIARTFQIVRPLGLLSVLDNILVGAFLRDKNRKTAREKAEAIMEFTGLKNLRDKLSNSLTIADKKRLELARAIATQPELLMLDEVMAGLTPKETQEAVELIKKINRAGITLLVVEHVMEVVMPISHRIMVLDGGKKIAEGTPEEVANNEDVIKAYLGEKYNAASF from the coding sequence ATGGCCTTTTTAAAAATAGAAAATTTAACCAAAAAATTCGGCGGGCTGATAGCCAACAGCGATATATCGATAGAAATCCTCCAAGGGGAAATCGTTGGCATAATCGGGCCAAACGGCGCGGGCAAAAGCACTTTTTTCGCCACGGTTTCCGGTTTTTACAAACCGGACGGCGGCGCGATCATTTTCCGGGACGAGGAGATCGGCGGCAAGCCGCCCGAAACCATCTGCCAGCTCGGCATCGCCAGGACTTTCCAGATTGTGCGCCCGCTGGGTTTGCTGTCGGTGCTCGACAATATTTTGGTCGGCGCCTTTTTGCGCGACAAAAACAGAAAAACCGCGCGGGAAAAGGCGGAAGCAATAATGGAGTTTACCGGGCTTAAAAATTTGCGCGATAAATTGAGCAACTCGTTGACTATTGCCGATAAAAAACGCCTTGAACTGGCCCGGGCGATCGCCACCCAGCCGGAACTGTTGATGCTTGACGAGGTAATGGCCGGCCTGACGCCAAAGGAGACGCAGGAAGCGGTCGAGCTTATAAAAAAAATCAACCGCGCCGGCATCACGCTTCTTGTCGTCGAACACGTCATGGAGGTGGTCATGCCAATTTCCCATCGGATCATGGTGCTGGACGGCGGCAAAAAAATCGCCGAAGGGACGCCGGAAGAAGTAGCCAATAACGAGGATGTCATAAAAGCCTATCTGGGGGAAAAATACAATGCTGCAAGTTTCTGA